In Gemmatimonadota bacterium, a single genomic region encodes these proteins:
- a CDS encoding methionyl-tRNA formyltransferase, producing MRVLFWGTPDFACPPLRALLGEGYDVVGVVTQPDKPQGRSRSVLVPSPVKVIAEEEGLPVLQPEKPRGDDFERALRSLAPDLSVVVAYGHLLPTSVIDLPPLGTLNIHASLLPRWRGAAPIQAALLAGDADTGISIMRMVKRMDAGNVLLQVPTPILDDETYGELQLRLSELGALAIVEALTLLSLGPVTEVPQDEALVTFASKVEREQAQVDWTQDGHAVSRRIRAYDPRPGAFTTLRGLDVKLYGVRVAMDAQGEPGTVLGIDESGMLVACGAGGVRIAYVHPAGKRRLASLDWAQGRGIAVGDVLGTAA from the coding sequence ATGCGCGTCCTGTTCTGGGGGACCCCCGACTTCGCCTGCCCGCCGCTCCGCGCCCTGCTGGGCGAGGGCTATGACGTCGTCGGAGTCGTCACCCAGCCCGACAAACCGCAGGGGCGATCGCGCTCCGTGCTCGTCCCGTCCCCCGTCAAGGTCATCGCCGAGGAGGAGGGACTCCCGGTGCTGCAGCCGGAGAAGCCGCGCGGCGACGACTTCGAGCGCGCCCTGCGGTCGCTCGCTCCGGACCTCTCCGTCGTGGTCGCCTACGGGCACCTCCTCCCCACGTCGGTCATCGACCTCCCGCCGTTAGGCACGCTCAACATCCACGCCTCGCTCCTCCCACGCTGGCGTGGCGCCGCCCCGATCCAAGCGGCACTGCTCGCCGGCGATGCCGACACCGGGATCTCGATCATGCGCATGGTGAAGCGCATGGATGCGGGCAACGTGCTGCTCCAGGTCCCCACCCCGATCCTCGACGACGAGACCTACGGCGAGTTGCAGCTGCGACTGTCCGAGCTCGGCGCCCTGGCCATCGTCGAGGCGCTCACCCTCCTGTCCCTCGGCCCCGTCACCGAGGTGCCACAGGACGAGGCGCTCGTCACCTTCGCCTCGAAGGTCGAGCGTGAGCAGGCCCAGGTGGACTGGACGCAGGACGGCCACGCGGTGTCGCGCCGCATCCGCGCCTACGACCCGCGACCAGGGGCCTTCACCACGCTCCGTGGCCTCGACGTCAAGCTGTACGGCGTGCGCGTGGCCATGGATGCGCAGGGGGAGCCCGGGACCGTGCTCGGCATCGACGAGAGCGGGATGCTGGTCGCCTGCGGGGCGGGGGGGGTGCGCATCGCCTACGTGCACCCCGCCGGCAAGCGCCGGCTCGCCTCGCTCGATTGGGCGCAGGGACGCGGCATCGCCGTGGGCGACGTCCTGGGAACCGCGGCGTGA
- the def gene encoding peptide deformylase: MSLLKIQVLGSSILRVETTPVAEITDELQLLIDDMFETMHAAQGIGLAAPQVGRSERLAVIEIEGEQYVIINPEIVEESGSAKDEEGCLSIPEIYGEVERSTQVVVHAMDRHGKHFEIAADGLLARCLQHEIDHLHGKLFIDYLSFLKRRAAIAKWELQKSKYPDLVRELTPDVVKRLREDHEHDDERL, encoded by the coding sequence GTGAGCCTGTTGAAGATCCAGGTCCTCGGCTCGTCGATCTTGCGGGTCGAGACGACTCCGGTGGCCGAGATCACCGATGAGTTGCAGCTGCTCATCGACGACATGTTCGAGACGATGCACGCCGCCCAGGGGATCGGCCTCGCCGCCCCGCAGGTGGGGCGCAGTGAACGCCTGGCGGTCATCGAGATCGAGGGGGAGCAGTACGTCATCATCAACCCCGAGATCGTCGAGGAGAGCGGGAGCGCCAAGGACGAAGAAGGGTGCCTGTCGATCCCCGAGATCTATGGCGAGGTCGAGCGCTCCACACAGGTCGTCGTCCACGCGATGGACCGCCACGGCAAGCACTTCGAGATTGCAGCCGACGGACTCCTCGCCCGCTGCCTGCAGCACGAGATCGACCACCTGCACGGCAAGCTGTTCATCGACTACCTGTCGTTCCTCAAGCGGCGCGCGGCCATCGCCAAGTGGGAACTGCAGAAGTCGAAGTATCCGGACCTCGTGCGCGAGCTGACCCCCGACGTGGTCAAGCGCCTGCGCGAGGACCACGAGCACGACGACGAGCGCCTGTAG
- the yajC gene encoding preprotein translocase subunit YajC produces MLPVPFLLQAAGASSPLLPFLFQIAAIFGIFYFLMIRPQQKQRKEHEARLRALKRGDTVVTAGGLVGEVMHIKESAKDGAAEKSMDDHITIKSGESRVVVERGKVARVLSGEPSAAPTP; encoded by the coding sequence ATGCTCCCCGTGCCGTTCCTGCTGCAGGCGGCCGGTGCATCCTCGCCGCTCCTCCCCTTCCTGTTCCAGATCGCGGCGATCTTCGGGATCTTCTACTTCCTCATGATTCGCCCGCAGCAGAAGCAGCGGAAGGAACACGAGGCCCGCCTGCGTGCCCTCAAGCGTGGCGACACGGTCGTGACCGCCGGCGGCCTCGTCGGCGAGGTCATGCACATCAAGGAATCCGCGAAGGACGGGGCCGCGGAGAAGTCGATGGACGATCACATCACGATCAAGAGCGGGGAGTCGCGCGTCGTGGTCGAGCGTGGCAAGGTGGCACGCGTCCTCTCCGGTGAACCCTCAGCCGCCCCCACACCGTGA
- the tgt gene encoding tRNA guanosine(34) transglycosylase Tgt produces the protein MTDTSFSFERLATDGHARAARFSTPHGVVETPIFMPVGTLATVKALDPDDLRAAGAQMILANAYHLHLRPGDELVRDMGGLHRFMQWDRPILTDSGGFQVFSLETLRTITEEGAEFRSHIDGSKRFFTPERVMQIERNLGADVIMQFDHVIPGQSELAAARDASERSLRWLDRCRSEFERLQREQGDPHGTPQALFPIVQGGIHPELRREAARAIRSAGEWVGYGIGGLSVGEAKPDMYAMLDVVDPELPVDRPRYLMGVGFPEDLIEGVRRGVDLFDCVAPTRMGRNGTAFTSEGRLNVKRNDLRADPRPLDPACDCATCSRFSRAYLRHLYVSDEILGLRLLSLHNVHFLLSLMRQARLAILEHRFESWSSDWLLRLTSRATPPQ, from the coding sequence GTGACCGACACCTCGTTCTCCTTCGAGCGCCTCGCCACCGACGGACACGCGCGCGCGGCCCGCTTCAGCACGCCGCACGGCGTCGTCGAGACGCCGATCTTCATGCCGGTGGGGACGCTCGCCACCGTCAAGGCGCTCGACCCCGACGACCTGCGCGCCGCGGGCGCGCAGATGATCCTCGCCAACGCCTATCACTTGCACCTGCGCCCCGGCGATGAGCTCGTGCGAGACATGGGGGGACTCCATCGCTTCATGCAGTGGGACCGCCCCATCCTCACCGACTCCGGCGGCTTCCAGGTCTTCTCGCTCGAGACGCTACGCACCATCACCGAGGAAGGGGCGGAGTTTCGCTCGCACATCGACGGCTCGAAGCGTTTCTTCACGCCAGAGCGCGTCATGCAGATCGAACGCAACCTCGGCGCCGACGTCATCATGCAGTTCGATCACGTCATCCCGGGGCAGTCCGAACTCGCCGCCGCGCGCGACGCCAGCGAGCGCTCGCTGCGCTGGCTCGACCGCTGCCGCAGCGAGTTCGAGCGTCTGCAGCGCGAGCAGGGCGATCCGCACGGCACCCCGCAGGCACTCTTCCCCATCGTGCAGGGCGGTATCCACCCCGAGCTGCGGCGCGAGGCCGCACGCGCCATCCGCAGCGCCGGCGAGTGGGTCGGCTACGGAATCGGGGGGCTCTCGGTGGGCGAGGCCAAGCCCGACATGTACGCCATGCTCGACGTGGTCGATCCCGAGCTCCCGGTCGACCGTCCGCGGTACCTGATGGGCGTCGGCTTCCCCGAAGACCTCATCGAGGGGGTCAGACGCGGCGTCGACCTCTTCGACTGCGTCGCCCCCACCCGCATGGGGCGCAACGGGACCGCCTTCACCAGCGAGGGGCGGCTCAATGTCAAGCGCAACGACCTGCGCGCCGACCCGCGCCCCCTCGATCCCGCCTGCGACTGCGCCACCTGCAGCCGCTTCTCACGCGCCTACCTGCGCCACCTCTATGTGAGCGACGAGATCCTGGGACTGCGCCTCCTTTCCTTGCACAATGTACATTTCCTCCTCTCCCTCATGCGCCAGGCGCGCCTCGCGATCCTCGAGCACCGCTTCGAGTCGTGGAGCAGCGACTGGCTCCTTCGCCTGACGTCCCGCGCCACCCCTCCGCAATGA
- the queA gene encoding tRNA preQ1(34) S-adenosylmethionine ribosyltransferase-isomerase QueA codes for MRIPTYPTAAFDFELPESSIAQSPSDRRDASRLMVVDRATGRITHRTFADLAEYVPAGDVLVRNTTRVIRARLLGTRDSGAPAEVMLLKPLGDHRWEAMIHPGGKLRPGRVVHVAPGFDVHIESVTERRTRIVRLACALDDSAAIEAHGHIPLPPYIHRADAGADVERYQTVYAREAGSVAAPTAGLHFTPELLARLTSQGVQLADVVLHVGAGTFKPVEVDDVTQHVMHEEWYRLDAATASQLNAARADGARLWAVGTTSVRTLESNVDAHGSFHASEGETSIFIYPPYTFRAVDHLVTNFHLPRSTLLMLVAAFAGHELIMDAYRTAVRDGYRFYSYGDAMVIL; via the coding sequence ATGCGCATACCGACCTATCCCACCGCCGCCTTCGACTTCGAGCTCCCGGAGTCGTCCATCGCCCAGTCGCCCAGCGACCGGCGCGATGCGTCGCGCCTGATGGTCGTCGATCGTGCCACCGGTCGCATCACGCACCGCACCTTCGCCGACCTCGCCGAGTACGTCCCGGCGGGCGACGTCCTCGTGCGCAACACCACGCGCGTCATTCGCGCCCGCCTCCTTGGCACGCGCGACTCCGGCGCCCCTGCCGAAGTCATGCTGCTCAAGCCGTTAGGCGATCACCGCTGGGAAGCGATGATCCACCCGGGCGGCAAGCTGCGCCCGGGGCGCGTGGTGCACGTGGCGCCGGGATTCGACGTGCACATCGAGTCGGTCACCGAGCGCCGCACCCGCATCGTGCGGCTGGCCTGCGCGCTCGACGACAGCGCCGCCATCGAGGCGCACGGCCACATCCCGCTCCCCCCCTACATCCATCGTGCCGACGCCGGTGCCGATGTGGAGCGCTACCAGACGGTGTATGCCCGGGAGGCCGGCTCCGTCGCCGCCCCCACCGCCGGACTCCACTTCACCCCCGAACTGCTCGCGCGCCTGACGAGTCAGGGTGTGCAGCTGGCGGACGTCGTGCTGCACGTGGGCGCCGGGACGTTCAAGCCGGTCGAGGTCGACGACGTCACGCAGCACGTGATGCACGAGGAGTGGTATCGCCTCGACGCCGCCACCGCGAGCCAGCTCAACGCGGCACGCGCCGACGGCGCGCGCCTCTGGGCCGTGGGCACCACCTCCGTGCGCACGCTCGAGTCCAACGTCGACGCGCACGGGAGCTTTCACGCCAGCGAAGGCGAGACCTCGATCTTCATCTATCCGCCCTACACGTTTCGCGCGGTGGATCACCTGGTCACCAACTTCCACCTGCCGCGCTCCACGCTCCTCATGCTCGTCGCCGCCTTTGCCGGCCACGAGCTCATCATGGACGCCTACCGCACCGCGGTGCGCGACGGCTACCGCTTCTACTCCTATGGCGATGCGATGGTCATTCTCTAG
- a CDS encoding NAD(P)(+) transhydrogenase (Re/Si-specific) subunit beta translates to MSDSLLNSAYIGAAVLFILSLKGLSHPETAKRGNTYGAIGMAIAVLAVAIQAQIITSPLLIGAIIVAGGIGAVLAARVQMTSMPQLVAILHSFVGAAAVLVGVSSHLGPLEQLTGAEKTVHAVETFLGVFIGALTFTGSVIAWGKLQGVIRSKPLLLPGRHLLNVAMLVASLYLGVVFVQDGPQALQSLLIMTAISGVIGIHLVMAIGGADMPVVVSMLNSYSGWAASAAGFMLNNDLLIITGALVGSSGAILSYIMCRAMNRSFVSVILGGFGADEGAAPAGGAVVEGEMVATSAEEVADQLKQARSVIIVPGYGMAVAHAQHPLRQIVEVLRKQGTSVRFAIHPVAGRLPGHMNVLLAEANVPYDIVLEMDEINADFPETDVVLVIGANDIVNPSALDDPSSPIAGMPVLHAWDAESCIVFKRGKGAGYAGVENPLFFKPKTRMLYGDAKASTDTLLKLLQG, encoded by the coding sequence GTGAGCGACTCCCTCCTCAACTCCGCCTACATCGGCGCAGCCGTTCTCTTCATCCTGAGCCTCAAGGGGCTCTCGCATCCCGAGACGGCCAAGCGCGGCAACACGTACGGCGCCATCGGGATGGCGATCGCCGTCCTGGCGGTCGCGATCCAGGCGCAGATCATCACTTCGCCGCTCCTCATCGGCGCCATCATCGTCGCCGGCGGCATTGGCGCGGTCCTCGCGGCCCGCGTCCAGATGACGTCGATGCCGCAGCTCGTCGCCATCCTGCACTCGTTCGTTGGGGCGGCCGCCGTGCTCGTCGGCGTCTCGTCGCACCTCGGCCCGCTCGAGCAGCTCACCGGGGCCGAAAAGACGGTGCACGCCGTCGAGACCTTCCTCGGTGTCTTCATCGGCGCCCTCACCTTCACCGGCTCGGTGATCGCGTGGGGCAAGCTGCAGGGGGTCATTCGCAGCAAGCCGCTCCTCCTCCCGGGTCGCCACCTGCTCAACGTGGCCATGCTCGTCGCGTCGCTGTATCTCGGCGTCGTCTTCGTGCAGGACGGCCCGCAGGCGCTGCAGTCGCTCCTGATCATGACGGCCATCTCGGGCGTCATCGGCATTCACCTCGTGATGGCCATCGGCGGCGCCGACATGCCGGTCGTCGTCTCGATGCTCAACAGCTACTCGGGATGGGCGGCGTCGGCGGCGGGCTTCATGCTCAACAACGACCTGCTGATCATCACCGGCGCGCTGGTGGGTTCGTCAGGTGCAATCCTGTCGTACATCATGTGCCGGGCGATGAACCGCTCGTTCGTCTCGGTCATCCTGGGCGGCTTCGGTGCCGACGAAGGGGCCGCGCCGGCTGGCGGTGCCGTGGTGGAAGGCGAGATGGTCGCCACCTCCGCCGAAGAAGTGGCCGATCAGCTCAAGCAGGCACGCTCGGTCATCATCGTCCCCGGCTACGGCATGGCGGTGGCGCACGCGCAACATCCGCTCCGCCAGATCGTCGAGGTCCTGCGCAAGCAAGGGACCAGCGTGCGCTTCGCGATTCACCCGGTGGCCGGACGCCTCCCGGGGCACATGAACGTCCTGCTCGCCGAAGCCAACGTCCCGTACGACATCGTCCTCGAGATGGACGAGATCAACGCCGACTTCCCCGAGACCGACGTCGTCCTCGTGATCGGGGCCAACGACATCGTGAACCCCAGCGCGCTGGACGATCCCAGCTCGCCGATCGCCGGGATGCCGGTGCTGCACGCCTGGGACGCCGAGAGCTGCATCGTCTTCAAGCGCGGCAAGGGGGCCGGCTACGCCGGTGTGGAGAATCCGCTCTTCTTCAAGCCCAAGACGCGCATGCTCTACGGCGACGCCAAGGCATCGACCGACACGCTGCTCAAGCTGCTGCAGGGCTAG
- a CDS encoding Re/Si-specific NAD(P)(+) transhydrogenase subunit alpha: MKVGIPRERFPGERRVAATPDSVKKLAKLGFAVEVEHDAGLAAGFDDESYVAAGATITPSESVWASDVIAKIRPPADDEVGRLNGSQTIISYLYPAFNGETVQKLAARGVNAIAMDQVPRTTRAQKVDALSSMGNLSGYRAIVEAVNVMQRPLRGQSTAAGKIHPCKVLVIGAGVAGLAAIGAARALGAIVRAFDTRPAAKEQVVSMGAEFLEINLDEDGSGTGGYAKEMSPAFIEAEMALFLAQAKEVDIIVTTALIPGKKAPTLITAEMVRAMKRGSVVVDLAAEQGGNCELTQRDKAVDVNGVTVIGYTDLPSRMAQQASTLYATNITHLLEEMGGAEKFSVSDQNDIVRPMTVLKAGEMKWPPPAPASPPPAAVVAAAPKAPAHGQGHGHGHGAPSGESSAFGRWGLLVAGLALLAVGYAAPASFITHFTVFVLACFIGYQVIWSVTPALHTPLMSVTNAISGIIVIGGMLQVKGSSAASLVGLAAVVLATINIAGGFLVTQRMLRMFHR; the protein is encoded by the coding sequence ATGAAAGTTGGCATCCCACGGGAGCGATTCCCCGGCGAGCGCCGGGTCGCCGCTACTCCCGATTCGGTGAAGAAGCTGGCCAAGCTCGGCTTCGCGGTCGAAGTCGAGCACGACGCCGGACTCGCCGCAGGCTTCGACGATGAGTCCTACGTCGCGGCCGGCGCCACGATCACCCCCTCCGAGAGCGTCTGGGCGAGCGACGTCATCGCCAAGATCCGCCCCCCCGCTGACGACGAAGTCGGGCGGCTCAACGGCTCCCAGACCATCATCAGCTACCTGTACCCCGCCTTCAACGGCGAGACCGTGCAGAAGCTGGCGGCGCGTGGCGTGAATGCCATCGCGATGGATCAGGTCCCGCGTACGACGCGCGCGCAGAAGGTCGACGCGCTGTCGTCGATGGGGAATCTCTCGGGATACCGGGCGATCGTCGAGGCGGTCAACGTCATGCAGCGCCCGCTGCGTGGCCAATCGACCGCCGCTGGCAAGATCCACCCCTGCAAGGTGCTCGTGATCGGGGCCGGCGTCGCCGGCCTCGCGGCCATCGGTGCGGCGCGCGCCCTCGGCGCCATCGTCCGCGCGTTCGACACGCGCCCCGCGGCCAAGGAGCAGGTGGTCTCGATGGGCGCCGAGTTCCTCGAGATCAACCTCGACGAAGACGGCAGCGGTACCGGCGGCTACGCCAAGGAGATGAGCCCCGCGTTCATCGAGGCGGAGATGGCGCTCTTCCTGGCGCAGGCCAAGGAAGTCGACATCATCGTCACTACCGCGCTCATCCCGGGAAAGAAGGCCCCCACGCTCATCACCGCCGAAATGGTGCGGGCGATGAAGCGCGGATCGGTGGTCGTCGACCTCGCCGCCGAACAGGGGGGCAACTGCGAACTCACGCAGCGCGACAAGGCGGTCGACGTCAACGGCGTGACGGTCATCGGCTACACCGACCTCCCGTCGCGCATGGCGCAGCAGGCCTCGACACTCTACGCCACCAACATCACCCACCTCCTCGAGGAGATGGGGGGCGCCGAAAAGTTCTCGGTCAGCGACCAGAACGACATCGTGCGGCCGATGACGGTGCTCAAGGCGGGCGAGATGAAGTGGCCGCCGCCAGCGCCGGCCTCTCCGCCTCCCGCGGCGGTGGTCGCGGCGGCGCCCAAGGCTCCGGCGCACGGACAGGGGCACGGCCACGGTCACGGTGCACCGTCGGGTGAATCCTCCGCCTTCGGGCGCTGGGGACTCCTGGTCGCCGGACTGGCGCTGCTCGCCGTCGGCTACGCCGCGCCGGCCTCGTTCATCACGCACTTCACCGTCTTCGTCCTCGCCTGCTTCATCGGCTACCAGGTCATCTGGAGCGTGACGCCGGCGCTGCACACCCCGCTCATGAGCGTCACCAACGCCATCAGCGGCATCATCGTCATCGGCGGCATGCTGCAGGTGAAGGGAAGCTCCGCAGCCTCCCTCGTCGGACTCGCCGCCGTCGTCCTCGCCACGATCAACATCGCCGGCGGTTTCCTCGTCACGCAGCGCATGCTGAGGATGTTCCACCGGTGA
- the ruvB gene encoding Holliday junction branch migration DNA helicase RuvB, producing the protein MSREITTPDELPEEGPVELSLRPQRLGEFIGQTKVKESLRIYIDAALNRREPLDHTLFFGPPGLGKTTLAELIARELGVNIRTTSGPALEKPGDLVGTLTNLREGDILFIDEIHRLKPVIEEFLYPAMEDYRIDIRLSEGPKAQTITMPIERFTLIGATTRQGMLTPPMRARFGIVQRLNYYPAEDLEHIVRRTAEVLQVEIDAEGAHEIARRARGTPRIANRLLRRVRDYAQVRADGVISCAVADAALQLLDVDQFGLDDMDARILRAIIEKFEGGPVGVGSIAAAVAEDTGTIEEVYEPFLVQNGFLQRTPRGRVATALAYRHFGFSPPTSSEAQSELF; encoded by the coding sequence GTGTCTCGAGAAATCACCACGCCCGACGAACTCCCCGAGGAAGGGCCGGTCGAGCTATCGCTCCGGCCGCAGCGACTCGGGGAGTTCATCGGGCAGACGAAGGTGAAGGAGAGCCTCCGCATCTACATCGATGCCGCCCTGAATCGCCGGGAGCCGCTCGACCACACCCTCTTCTTCGGTCCGCCGGGACTCGGCAAGACCACCCTGGCCGAACTCATCGCGCGCGAACTGGGCGTCAACATCCGCACGACGTCCGGCCCGGCGCTCGAGAAGCCAGGTGACCTCGTCGGCACGCTCACCAACCTGCGCGAAGGGGACATCCTCTTCATCGACGAGATCCATCGCCTCAAGCCGGTCATCGAGGAATTCCTCTATCCCGCGATGGAGGACTACCGCATCGACATCCGGCTCTCCGAGGGCCCCAAGGCGCAGACGATCACCATGCCGATCGAGCGCTTCACCCTCATCGGCGCCACCACGCGCCAGGGGATGCTCACGCCGCCCATGCGCGCCCGCTTCGGCATCGTGCAGCGCCTCAACTACTACCCGGCGGAGGACCTCGAGCACATCGTGCGACGCACCGCCGAGGTCCTGCAGGTCGAGATCGACGCCGAGGGAGCACACGAGATCGCCCGCCGCGCCCGCGGGACGCCGCGCATCGCCAACCGCCTGCTGCGTCGCGTGCGCGACTACGCGCAGGTGCGCGCCGACGGGGTCATCTCCTGCGCGGTCGCCGACGCGGCGTTGCAGCTGCTCGACGTCGACCAGTTCGGCCTCGACGACATGGATGCGCGCATCTTGCGCGCGATCATCGAGAAGTTCGAAGGGGGGCCGGTCGGCGTGGGCTCGATCGCAGCCGCCGTCGCCGAGGACACCGGGACCATCGAGGAAGTGTACGAGCCCTTCCTCGTGCAGAACGGCTTTCTGCAGCGTACGCCCCGCGGACGCGTGGCCACCGCGCTCGCCTATCGACACTTCGGCTTCTCCCCGCCGACGTCGTCCGAAGCGCAGTCGGAGCTGTTCTAG
- a CDS encoding EAL domain-containing protein produces the protein MNFVPVLAIALVLALASVAVLVVRAQQSRDEAASTRASEARFRSLVQLSSDVTLIVDAGGVIRFASPAAAHTFGRPATSLEGVALPALVHPDDLPQATRFLASLGTSRGRSAAEWRIRGSSGMWQWTENIATDLHHEPSVNGVVVNVRDISERRSLESRLTHQAFHDALTRLANRSLFLNRVGHAVARAPRHHRPSAVLFLDLDDFKKVNDSLGHGVGDELLIAGAARLSTCVRPGDTIARLGGDEFAVLLEDLDDMAHAEAIAERISTALRTPFRMQGRDVFIGVSIGIAAVEASHTAEEVLRNADLAMYFAKGRDKGRWAIYAPAMHEQVLDRLELEADLRAAVASGDIRVEYQPIVHLATGAMFGAEALVRWRHPSRGHVSPSRFVAIAEETGLIVPIGRGVLQEACHRAREWGERRRGARALRMSVNLSGRHFQEQSLVGDVEEALRDSGLDPAALTLEITESVLMQRSEATLETLRQLKTLGLQLAIDDFGTGYSSLGYLQQFPIDMLKIDRTFVDAVGTSGGDPVLARAIIALGQALQLDAVAEGIERAEQRDGLRAMGCTLGQGYLFARPMAADDLAAFVREPVRGPSVVEMYAPDRGRRRHASGVPDERS, from the coding sequence GTGAATTTCGTCCCGGTCCTGGCGATTGCGTTGGTGCTCGCGTTGGCGTCCGTGGCCGTCCTCGTGGTGCGCGCACAGCAGTCTCGCGACGAGGCGGCGTCGACGCGAGCGAGCGAGGCGCGATTTCGCTCCTTGGTGCAGCTCTCCTCCGATGTCACCCTCATCGTCGATGCCGGCGGGGTGATTCGATTTGCGTCGCCGGCGGCCGCCCATACGTTCGGGCGTCCGGCGACGTCGCTGGAGGGGGTCGCCCTGCCGGCGCTGGTACATCCGGACGACTTGCCGCAGGCCACGCGGTTCCTCGCCTCGCTGGGGACGTCGCGCGGGCGGAGTGCGGCGGAGTGGCGCATCCGGGGATCGTCGGGGATGTGGCAGTGGACGGAGAACATCGCCACCGACCTGCACCACGAGCCGTCGGTGAACGGGGTGGTGGTCAATGTGCGCGACATCTCGGAGCGGCGGTCGCTCGAGTCGCGGCTGACGCACCAGGCGTTTCACGACGCGCTGACCCGGCTCGCCAACCGCTCGCTCTTCCTGAACCGGGTGGGGCACGCCGTGGCGCGTGCGCCGCGGCACCATCGACCGTCGGCGGTGCTCTTCCTCGACCTCGACGACTTCAAGAAGGTCAACGACTCGTTAGGGCACGGCGTGGGCGACGAACTCCTGATTGCGGGGGCGGCGCGCCTGTCCACGTGCGTGCGCCCGGGGGACACCATCGCGCGACTGGGCGGTGACGAGTTCGCCGTGCTTCTCGAGGACCTGGACGACATGGCGCACGCGGAGGCTATCGCGGAGCGCATCTCGACGGCGCTGCGGACGCCGTTCCGGATGCAGGGGCGCGACGTCTTCATCGGGGTGAGCATCGGGATTGCGGCGGTCGAGGCCAGCCACACCGCGGAGGAGGTACTGCGCAACGCCGATCTCGCGATGTACTTCGCGAAGGGACGAGACAAGGGGCGGTGGGCGATCTACGCCCCGGCGATGCACGAACAGGTGCTCGACCGGCTGGAGCTCGAGGCCGACCTGCGCGCGGCGGTCGCGTCGGGGGACATCCGGGTGGAGTACCAGCCGATCGTCCATCTGGCGACGGGGGCGATGTTCGGGGCCGAGGCGCTGGTCCGCTGGCGCCACCCGTCGCGAGGGCACGTGAGCCCGTCGCGGTTCGTGGCGATCGCCGAGGAGACCGGGCTGATCGTCCCGATCGGGCGCGGGGTGTTGCAGGAGGCGTGTCATCGTGCGCGGGAGTGGGGGGAGCGCCGGCGCGGCGCGCGCGCGCTGCGGATGTCGGTCAACCTCTCGGGGCGACACTTCCAGGAGCAGTCGCTGGTGGGTGACGTGGAGGAGGCGCTGCGCGACTCGGGGCTCGACCCGGCGGCGTTGACGCTGGAGATCACCGAGTCGGTGCTGATGCAGCGCTCGGAGGCGACGCTCGAGACGCTGCGCCAGCTCAAGACGCTCGGATTGCAGCTGGCGATTGACGACTTCGGCACCGGCTATTCGTCGCTGGGGTACCTGCAGCAGTTCCCGATCGACATGCTGAAGATCGACCGCACCTTCGTCGATGCCGTCGGGACGAGCGGGGGCGACCCGGTGCTGGCGCGGGCGATCATCGCGCTTGGCCAGGCGTTGCAGCTGGATGCGGTGGCCGAGGGGATCGAGCGCGCCGAGCAGCGGGACGGACTGCGCGCGATGGGATGCACGCTCGGGCAGGGGTACCTCTTCGCCCGCCCCATGGCGGCGGACGATCTCGCCGCCTTCGTCCGCGAACCGGTGCGCGGGCCGTCGGTCGTGGAGATGTATGCGCCCGATCGGGGGCGTCGGCGTCACGCGTCGGGGGTGCCGGACGAGCGGTCGTAG